The DNA segment AAGTTGAAGAAAATACCAGCAAAAAAAATTAAGGAAAAAATCTTATCAGCGGCGAAAGCTACAGCAATTTCAGATCTTCTGAAAAGGAGTCCTAAAACTCTCAGCGGAGGAGAAAAACAACGATGCGCTCTCGCCAGAGCACTCGTCACTGAACCTGATGTTCTTTTGCTTGATGAACCAATGAACGCACTCGACCCAAACAATAGGGAGAAAATGAGAGCATTTTTAAAGCAAATCCATGAAGAGTTTCAAATTACGGTTATCCACGTCACGCATGACTTTGAAGAAGCTATCGTTTTGGGAGAAAGGGTCGCTGTCCTTAATAAAGGTTTTTTGGTTCAGACTGGAAGCCCACAAGAGATCATGAAGAGCCCGAAAAACGAATTTGTAGCTGATTTCGCTCTCTCCAGAAATGTTTTCAAGGGAAAAATAACAACCACAGAAAACGGATATTCACTGGTAGATATTGGAGGTACTCAAATAATCGTTGTGACTGAAAAAAAAGGAGAAATCAACTGTTCTATAAGACCCGAAGAGATTATCCTTTCCCGTGAAAAAATACACTCGACCGCCCGTAATTGCCTTAAAGGGACTGTTGAAGATATTTCACACAGAGGTTTTTATGCGCTTATTAAAGTATTCGCGGGTCAGGAATTTATATGCTTGGTGACCCTTTCAGCCCTGGAAGAATTCGCCATT comes from the candidate division WOR-3 bacterium genome and includes:
- a CDS encoding ABC transporter ATP-binding protein; translation: KLKKIPAKKIKEKILSAAKATAISDLLKRSPKTLSGGEKQRCALARALVTEPDVLLLDEPMNALDPNNREKMRAFLKQIHEEFQITVIHVTHDFEEAIVLGERVAVLNKGFLVQTGSPQEIMKSPKNEFVADFALSRNVFKGKITTTENGYSLVDIGGTQIIVVTEKKGEINCSIRPEEIILSREKIHSTARNCLKGTVEDISHRGFYALIKVFAGQEFICLVTLSALEEFAISKGQTVWIIFKASAVNVF